The genomic DNA CAACTGACTTGTGGAGATTGATTTCACCATCTTTCTAGTCTTAGAAGTCAATTAAAGATAAGTTGGTATGGGGTAAGTCAGGATGAGCAGCAGAGGAAGGCATTTAACTGATGGGATAAATGCAATATAACTTCTGTGTTCCTTCAGATAGCTCTCTTGGAACCAGAGCTAAGGGTAGTTGCACTGTAGCCTACCCTCCATAGCGTGGTCCTGTTGAGGATTATAACTTCCTCAGTGATGTAATACACAGACAGTTCTGAAAAACTTAATTAAATTGCTGGTACTTGTTCACTCTTTCTGACTACTGTTTGCCTTTAGTTTAAGTGAAGTGTAATCATAGCTATGCTGCCCTGTTTGCACTCAACTAGTGGGACATCTGTGCATCTTTAAGATGTGGCTTTTTAGCTAATCACCTTTGCTTGAGATACATACTGTTTTAGCTAATGGCTTCAAAGACTGTGCTGAGCTcctcagaaaataataaattgaaTTTGTACAGAAATTTAGATTATAGggatatatacacacatgtatataAGCTTGTATTGATATTGCTGTGGATTTGATGTATCACTCGTATTCCCAATCAAGGAACGATTCTTAAGTCTTGTATCAAATATTCTTCTTAGTCAAATTTTTGAGCTGTTTATAGCTTCAACTTCAAATAGTAAGAATGTaaaattgtgtgtgtgtttgttaatttattaaaataacttttaaagtattttgctATTTTGTCAAAAGTCACAGAAGTCTGTTAAAATGTGGTGCTGTGAATTTGCAATGAGAGTGTACAACATTTCGTGTAACTGGTAAATGTGTGTGAGGTATTGCTTGCCTGAAAGGCCAGTTTTCATTTAAGTAGGAATGAAATTGAGCGCGGAATTGTTGGGAAAACAATGTGTGAGTGTGCTGCTTGTGGATTTGTTTCTTACTTTGACTTTAACTATTTTTACTGAACTATTCCTTTGAAGCATACTGTCCAGTTGTGGCAAATCGGAGTGTTTGTAAAAGCTGAAGTATAATGGTTCTACTAATTCCAACATCTAAtgctttttctgtaaatgtattttgtaaaatatgtaATAAACTCCAAGTTGAGAATTTTTTAGCTCTAATGTGTATGACTCAAATTTGTTTTGAATTGCTTACCATTTCTGTTCCATATCATTGAATAATAAATACAGTCTTAAACTATTTTATTGTTGATGAtctgatttcctttttattgttcTAATGAATTGTTGGTGTTGTGGGGTGATGTATATAAGACTCTAAGAGGTTTGTGGTGGTGAGCACAAAAGACAGTGCAGGAGATAGTGACTCAAGGCCTTATTTGTCGCCTAATGATAACAAGTATCAGTACTGTTTACTTTCTGCCTTCTCAATAATGGGAAGAAAGCAAGTGTGTTTGCTTCCTAGCGGTCATACTCTTtaacataaaattaaattgttATAAATCTATTTCATTGCAGCATCCCCTTCACTATTCAGCGACTCTGTGAGTTGCTGACAGATCCTAGGAGGAATTACACAGGAACAGACAAATTTCtaagaggtgtggaaaaggtATGTATTTATCCGAGAGAGAATACAGCTAAACAGTTAGAAATACCACCTAATGTCTGAATTACTACCAAAGGTCTGTTGGTTTCATTACAGCTTGTAGCCATAGTATACCTAATAGCTACTCTAACTGTATGTGTTTCACGATTTTTAACAtcaaaaagcagttttcaaacAATTGATTTAAGACCTAAAGATAAATCTTAGGCCTGTAACTGTTGTGTTTCCTAATCACTGTGTAGTACTTGAACTGTACTTGAATATTTTGATCAGGCATTTCCTTCCACGTTTGGATTCAGATTAAATCCAGTAGGTGAAGAAGGGATACTTCCcactccctccttccccccagtgtcttttgttttggtgtttAAATCCTCTTGTGTGGAGGACTGTGCCTTCATACAAGCATACCAGTGTCATTTAACGGTAGTTTATAGCTTCTGTCAGAATGCGGGTTCTTACAGAAGTAGATAACAACCTTGCAGGATGTGGTTCCATGTAGAATTTTGTGAATGGCAGAATTGGCTTGAGGTTCCTGGAGTTTTCTGTAGAGATACCTTAACAGATGGAACCAAGTCCCTTTAAAGTTTTGCAGTGTTGTCAGGAGCTGAAGCTTCTGTTTCTGAACTCTTAATATTGTTTGTGCATTACAGAATGTGATGGTTGTCAGCTGTGTGTATCCATCTTCAGAGTAAGTATAATCGTGTTTTTCCTGAAACTTTAAGTGTGTGTTGGTAGAGGGGAGGAAGTGTGCATGTCTCCTACATTTCTCTTGCTGGTGGTGGCTGGATCTAGAAGATAGAACTGCAGAGTTCACAAGTGCAGAGTTCAGCTCTCCTTATCAGTGGTGAAGTCAGCAGTAGCAGCAATGGTCTGCAAGTGCTACGTGTAGTAATTTGGGAATGAATAAACAGCTTTGGAATTGGATATGTGGTACAGTTCAGTATTATCTGCAAACGCTAAGCTGTTATTTTATACCATAGCTGGCGGTGGGAAGAAGGATACCCCTCTAACAGTTGCACTGTAAATGCATATCCTAACCTGTTTCCCCAGGGTAGCTTACGGGTAGAGAACCTCTCAGGACTGACAGTGGCAGGACTGTTTAAGCTAGGTGGGGGAATTCTAGATGAACAAGCTTAaatttattataatttaaaattcctttATTCATAAGATTCTAatatttaactatttttttggtaggaaaaataattccaatAGTTTAAATCGGATGAATGGTGTTATGTTCCCAGGAAATTCACCAGGGTACTCTGACAGGTAAGTTTAGTTTTGGGAGTTAACTAATTCTGGATAAAAGCAAGGTAGTTCTGGAAATAGCTGGTTCAGATCCCTTATTACCTGTTCAGATCGCAAATCGGTAGCTTCAAAATGGGATGTAACATGGAATACAGgtggaaggagagaagaggaggcatgGACATATCTACTCTATCTACTCTATTCATTTTagaattggttttattttaaagtttttatgaTGGTTTGAGGCAAGGAATTTAATCATTATAAAATAGCAAACTACtcatcttttggttttgttttggtgatCTTTTAATACAAGATTACAGCTGCATTCGTGCTGTTAGGAACAAATTACTAAAAGCatggattgatttttttctattattatttttaaagatctaATATAAATGGTCCTGGAACACCCAGACTAGTAAATCGGCCGAAGGTTTCTTTGTCAACTCCTATGACAACAAACGGTTTGCCAGACAGCACGGAACATAAAGAAACAAGTTTGCAgcaaacagaagataaaaaacACAGGTTGGTGAGGAGtaatgtattttgaattttcattattCTCAGCCTTTTTCCACTCAcgtctaaaaaatattttaagagaatgGCCATCTGAGGTAGGTATAATTAAGTCTTAACATATGAGTATCTGTTGCAGGATTTGATATGTACTTGGTACTGTACTAGATAACTGTTGGCTTAAGTTTCTGCAGTTGCAGTAACACATCTCATAAATATGAGGTGTATAGTAAAAATGAAGAGTTTTCACTCTTCAGATATTCAGAAATTCACAGTTACCAGATTTGTGTCAGGATATTAAGCTACAACCAGATACAATATTTCATAAACGCTTTTCAGTGATTCTGACAGTAGGAATGGTCTGTGATTCGGACCTGTGTGATCACCATTTCCATCAACAACCAGGTGAAGGAGTGATGCCATTGAGGTTTTGTTATGTAGTAATTGGATTTCCACTGTTATCTCTTGTAGAATGTTGAAATAGCtgctactttattttaaaaagtgtggTAAGATATagaatgcttttcttcagtATAAACTACagctgcttttttgtttttatagtgAATCACCAGCATCTGAATCAGAAGGTGCTCAGAGCAGCccagtaaaaaataaacacgCTGAAGATGATCTTGCAGAAGCAGAAGGACATGAGGTAAAGAGACTTAAATTTGACAAGGAAGGGGAAGCCAGAGATGCACCTAACCCAACTGCCTCCAGTGAAGTTTCTCTAGGTGTGGAGGAGGAGACAGAAACGTCCTCTGCATCTCAGGATAAAGAAAAAGATGCTGCTTGTGCCAGACAGCACCAtacagaggaagaggaggaaggtatttaaaatgtatttgtcttTGCTCTGTGCATTTTCCAAggagttgggattttttttttgctggaggTCAGTGATGTTGGGATTACTGAATGTCTCCGGTTGTGCATAAAGAGGTACTGCTTGTTCATACTTCAGTTTCACTTAATTTAGAAATTCTGGggcttcttttttccctttgtcctacatttctatttaaaagtgTGTAAAAAGGTGCTTAAAATATTCTTGGGCAGTAAATTATGCGAGGGTGATAATGATGTGCCAAGAATTTGGGAATCCCTGCTTTGGCGTATCATCATATATTCTCATGTGTTCCCCAGAAGGGGGATGGGTCGTATCTATGTTAGGCTCTCTTTATCTGTATTTCAGTAATGTATTAATTCGTGTTCTTTCACTGAGGAGGCTGTGAGTGATGATGTTTCCAGATCCTATTAGAATTGTTTCCttatgatatttattttttgtagctcatgtatttttaaaatgttcttctgGATCATGGTGTGTGTGCACTTAAAACAGCAACATTTTCAACTTTTCTAAAAGGCTGCTTCTGAAGACAAATGGGGGACTGTGGGGAAGCAAGAAAAAGTTACTCGTTAGCCTGAGTCTTTATCCAATGAAGCTTAATTAAGTGAAGCTGTCTGTTTAATAAAAAGGACTTTATTATATGGTATATTAGGATAGTGTGGGTATCTTGATGAAATCTGCTAATACTTTACATCGAATAATATTGGGGATTGTCAGGTTTTGCTGTCCTTGGCTGTTTTGTGGAAGTGTTTAAGCATAGCTTGGAATGTAGAGTACTGTGAttgatttgtttaaaaatgccATAGTAATACTGTACTTTTCGCTGTTTCTAGAGTCCTTCATGTCTCCCGTGAATGTCAGTTCAGACAGAAAAGATCAAGAAAAAGACACTGAATCCTCAACTGTGAATGAAGAGACCTCTGAGGAGAACAATCAAATGGAGGAGTCCCATCAGTCTCAGGCTGAGAAGGATTTACGCTCGGATGACAGTGAAATTAGTGGATCTTCCAGCAGTGGAGCTGATGGCAATGAAACTGAAGAGTTAGGGTCCTATGCCAGTGAAACTCCAGAAAATTCATCAGGGACCCCTATGGAAAACAGTGATGAAGCCACAGAAGCTGCAGATGAACCTATGGAGCAAGACTAATTTAAACCTACTTAGATGCAGTATTTTCCATAAGGCTCCGGTTTTACActgtataaataattttatgtaatAAAGTGGACCTTTAGTTTTACAAACAAGAAGCAGGTTGTAAAATAAACTTCTCCATGGATTGAACCTTGAAAGAGTTGTGCGTGATAAGAACTGTGAATACCAGCTCCTTCAGGTCCTGCTTACCGCTGAACTTTCGTTTGGTCAAATCAGTGGTTTGTGtatagttttttttatttagaataaaagtttttaaactggaaggTAATTATAATTTTGACAACTTTTTTGGAGACTACCACACCTAGTTGTATGTAAGCAAGGAAGCtttttgtcttgtctttttcTGACAGCTATAGCAGTTACTTCATATTTTGGTTACAGTTTCAACATTTGACGCGTGAAATATGGGGTTTCATGCTGGTTTCcagatttttatttgaataCACACTATGAAACCTTATGTTGTGTGtttaaaatgttacatttcacacacacacatatatatgcacGCATGCACATGTATGTGTACCCTCACTGTTCTAAAGGGGAAatggtatattttttttgtttccttaaaagATAAATACAGCAAATACTTTTTCTATAGGAAAAGATAGGAATTCACCTCTCAAGgcattttgttttgtctctggaaaacagaacaaatgaaatCTGGCCCATATGAAACCCTGGAAATAGTAACATTGTTGAAAACACCAGAGTAAACACATTCCAAGAGAACTGTTCAGATTACAACATTTTTGTATACTTCTGAGGTGCCTGTGTGAAaggatttcatttatttatgagAAAATGTGCTTTACGTTGAGAACGTTGTAATCAAAACATTAGCTTAAACTTTTGTAgaagaaatgtttgaaaatatgGTAAGAAAATACCTTGAAAGGAATGAACAGGTACTTGCCTTTTAGAGTGCTTCTTGGAGCATTGTGAATATTGTAGAGAAGTCTCAGTTTTTCTAAGGTATGCAGACGGCATTGCTATGATTGCACCACTGTATTGGAAGAATTAATATATGACCATAGTTATGTACCTGAGCTAAGTGACTAAAAGGTTTTAGGGGTGCATAGAGATCATCATGATTTGTATAACATTTTGGAAGTgaactaaatatttttgaacATGCTACTTTGACAGCCagtgttacatttttttcaaaccaGCTCAAAGCACAAACTACTGCTTTAAACTCTCGATATTTTCCAGTTCCCATATTTAAAGACATGCAAGCTGCAACCTCCCAGTCGCAATTACTGGCTGCCAAATTTATACCTGTTTCTTCAACTGTACCTTTTTGATATttagaatttttaaatttctgtaaaGTAGATTTTTTGTAGATTGTAATGAGTGCTCACTGCCATTGTGAAACGGTATATAATTGTATAATTCCTGTGTGTAAACTGAATGCTTGGGCTTTCAATACAGTATTCATATAAAGCAATAAATATTAATGTTATGAAATACCTGAGTACATTTTTATCAAAATTGTTCCACTTTGGTTTTAAGTTCAAACCcctgaagtaaaaagaaagatctCTTAAAATGCATGCTGATTGTTTCCTGTACCACATGGTCTGCTTTGTGTCATTTTGGGGAAATACAGGTTTTGATTAATACCAGAATAATTTGGCTCAGTTGGACTGTTTATAAAGTTATTTCTTGCTGACATTAACCAGCAAGTTCTAAGCAGAGAGGTTTCGGGGAgatgccaaaaagaaaaaaatcctgttgaTTGAGATCCCCTTCTAGAAGGAAAATTGTACTTTGActtatttttgttgtgtttaaGGGTTGGATGTGTATT from Phaenicophaeus curvirostris isolate KB17595 chromosome 11, BPBGC_Pcur_1.0, whole genome shotgun sequence includes the following:
- the PPP4R2 gene encoding serine/threonine-protein phosphatase 4 regulatory subunit 2; the protein is MDVERLQEALKDFEKRGKKEVCPILDQFLCHVAKTGETMVQWSQFKGYFIFKLEKVMDDFRTSAPEPRGPPNPNVEYIPFEEMKERILKIVTGFNGIPFTIQRLCELLTDPRRNYTGTDKFLRGVEKNVMVVSCVYPSSEKNNSNSLNRMNGVMFPGNSPGYSDRSNINGPGTPRLVNRPKVSLSTPMTTNGLPDSTEHKETSLQQTEDKKHSESPASESEGAQSSPVKNKHAEDDLAEAEGHEVKRLKFDKEGEARDAPNPTASSEVSLGVEEETETSSASQDKEKDAACARQHHTEEEEEESFMSPVNVSSDRKDQEKDTESSTVNEETSEENNQMEESHQSQAEKDLRSDDSEISGSSSSGADGNETEELGSYASETPENSSGTPMENSDEATEAADEPMEQD